Proteins from a genomic interval of Medicago truncatula cultivar Jemalong A17 chromosome 3, MtrunA17r5.0-ANR, whole genome shotgun sequence:
- the LOC25490809 gene encoding uncharacterized protein, whose translation MGLKMNAKDIQLHLLRMYHVSTESSYMFIRRHPRFSCIFSVCFVIYVFLSYIYTFLAYMSPFLVCGAIFLRIFWSSEKTQLRYVKIDEKKEEQEKKVEPKVQQPKIPLPNNIVRPEQILFRYPSQNATSRRRNLREKKWDVYGGLEEKAKDLSEVFQNEFTSKRNIEHFKKGESSLYYGLSSGRRTHQASKRSTLRSEPSMIDLVEVVDTEIEIEKMEDEDEEEDAKEDVKNAIEWTENDQKNLMDLGNSEMERNRRLESLIARRRARKLLKLQVENGLIDKKSLKPSFMSPLNIRRNSSDIDDLEMPGSAPSIMPRSPYDIPYEPFEERPNLTGDGFLQEFTGHYHHKDVPFCRHESFNLGSDFSSESRQERGTRSYSRFKSLPDKGNHDWLIDQLIYNEEGELRIQEPKPLNNGEETKHEEDEKCKPDMDDIKNVKVATDHDKKSMSGQISESNLIAPKVSNVEASVSQKPGSGPTLRFSFSRERLFNLPVSSTDTTPVNESMFDIIPSPIDKRQETMFLTDRRICHTPTYSIASDLQVEVSEVGSPTSTVDDSDRDSALYDGDIDKGVSSGSEDLWGASFHGRAVARNEEDNIGEDVSKVVSPISLRQIDEDVADVSSYSSRDEGPDDTPTCCAVNTDQNVFGNYMEYSEGKYEMPQSSNSSDGTAPQNELIGSSTDQFPNETHQKKQQEGNNLSENSINQSHVINNVNNSETIELGNTENSTNSEDPTPTTSVIRQESLDEGSNESISSSPRSVLPDTTKSDEDSSPTFNLQMDIGSPPSNMEDTTQETLNHDEHTHDTMPQNIQPLVDDIIDESRNVDFNHSQEHTIMENSIEKSNIYRNINSSESSEDSSTHQINQETTSEATKQINEMETTENMDEESRDLADDKVPSTELVEENKHEIAANGNVNEELPQSEIPDPMVRDKETIDENKNDIAASSNVNQELPQPEVPGPMLSNKETIEENKNEIAARGNVHEELTQPEVPDPMVCDKETIEENKNEIATRGNINEEFPQPGVPDPMVCDKETIEENKNEIATRGNINEELPQPGVPDPMVSDKETVEENKNEIAASGNVNEELAQSGVSDPIVRDKETIEENKNEIAASGNINEELPQPGVSDPVVRDKETIEENKNEIAASGNVNKELLHSGVPDPMVRDKETIEESKNEIAASGNINEELPQPGVSDPVVRNKETIEENKNEIAASGNINEELPQPGVPDPMVRDKETVEENKNEIAASGNVNEELPHSGVPDPMVRDKETIEENKNEIAESGNINVELPQSGVPDPVVRDKETIEESKNEIAASGNINEELPQSGVSDPMLRDKETIEGHAEDS comes from the exons ATGGGTTTGAAAATGAATGCAAAGGACATTCAACTTCATTTGTTAAGAATGTATCATGTTTCAACTGAGTCTAGTTACATGTTTATACGAAGGCATCCACgattttcatgtattttttcGGTATGCTTCGTCATATATGTATTCCTTTCGTACATTTACACGTTCTTGGCTTATATGTCACCTTTTCTTGTATGTGGTGCAATTTTCTTGAGAATTTTTTGGAGTTCTGAGAAAACACAACTAAGGTATGTGAAAATAGATGAGAAAAAGGaagagcaagaaaagaaagttgAACCAAAAGTTCAACAACCAAAGATACCATTACCAAACAATATTGTAAGACCTGAACAAATTCTTTTTAGGTATCCATCACAAAATGCAACAAGTAGAAGGAGaaatttgagagagaaaaaatgggATGTGTATGGTGGATTAGAAGAAAAAGCTAAGGATTTATcagaagtttttcaaaatgagTTCACTAGTAAAAGAAACATTGAACATTTTAAGAAAGGAGAGAGTTCTTTGTATTATGGTTTATCATCAGGTAGACGAACTCATCAAGCTTCTAAGAGATCAACATTAAGATCTGAGCCATCAATGATTGATCTTGTTGAAGTTGTCGATACAGAAATCGAGATAGAAAAGATGGAAGAcgaagacgaagaagaagatGCAAAAGAGGATGTGAAAAATGCTATTGAATGGACAGAAAATGAtcagaaaaatttgatggatcTTGGAAATTCTGAGATGGAAAGAAATAGAAGGCTTGAGAGTCTTATAGCTAGAAGGAGAGCAAGAAAATTGTTGAAGTTGCAAGTTGAGAATGGTTTAATCgataaaaaatcattgaaacCAAGTTTTATGTCACCTTTGAATATTAGAAGAAATAGTTCTGATATTGATGATTTAGAAATGCCTGGTTCTGCTCCTTCTATCATGCCAAGGAGTCCTTATGATATTCCTTATGAGCCTTTCGAGGAGAGACCAAATCTTACTGGTGATGGTTTTCTTCAAGAGTTTACAGGTCATTATCATCATAAGGATGTACCATTTTGTAGGCATGAAAGTTTTAATTTAGGTTCAGATTTTTCATCAGAAAGCAGACAAGAACGCGGAACTAGATCTTACTCAAGATTCAAAAGCCTTCCAG ATAAAGGAAATCATGACTGGCTAATTGACCAGTTGATCTACAATGAAGAGGGTGAACTTAGAATTCAAGAACCAAAACCACTGAACAATGGAGAGGAAACAAaacatgaagaagatgaaaaatgtaAACCTGATATGGATGacataaaaaatgtgaaagtggCGACTGATCATGATAAAAAATCCATGTCAGGTCAAATAAGTGAATCAAACTTAATAGCTCCAAAAGTCTCAAATGTTGAAGCTAGTGTTTCACAAAAGCCAGGGTCAGGGCCGACACTAAGGTTTTCGTTTTCTCGTGAGAGACTCTTTAATTTACCAGTTTCTTCTACCGATACAACACCTGTGAATGAATCTATGTTTGACATTATTCCATCTCCAATTGATAAAAGGCAAGAAACTATGTTCTTAACTGATCGGCGCATTTGTCATACGCCAACATATTCTATAGCTTCTGATTTACAAGTAGAAGTTTCTGAAGTTGGTTCACCTACATCAACAGTTGATGATAGTGATAGAGATTCCGCGTTATATGATGGAGATATTGATAAAGGTGTTAGTTCTGGAAGTGAAGATTTGTGGGGAGCCTCATTCCATGGAAGAGCTGTTGCTAGAAATGAGGAGGATAATATTGGTGAAGATGTGTCAAAGGTTGTTTCACCTATTTCTTTAAGACAAATAGATGAAGATGTGGCTGATGTAAGCTCGTATTCTTCAAGAGACGAAGGACCTGATGATACTCCAACTTGTTGTGCTGTAAATACCGATCAGAATGTCTTCGGTAATTATATGGAATACTCTGAGGGGAAATATGAAATGCCTCAATCTTCCAATTCTTCTGATGGGACAGCACCTCAAAACGAGTTGATAGGTAGCTCTACCGATCAATTTCCTAATgaaacacaccaaaaaaaaCAACAG GAGGGGAACAACCTGTCAGAGAATTCAATTAATCAATCACATGTTATCAATAATGTGAATAACTCAGAAACCATAGAGCTAGGTAACACAGAGAATTCAACAAATAGTGAAGATCCTACTCCTACCACGTCGGTTATAAGGCAAGAATCACTTGATGAAGGCTCTAACgaatcaatttcatcatcaCCAAGGTCTGTGTTACCAGACACAACCAAATCAGATGAAGATTCTTCGCCGACTTTTAATCTACAGATGGATATAGGTTCTCCACCATCTAACATGGAGGATACGACACAAGAAACTTTGAATCATGATGAACATACACATGACACCATGCCTCAAAATATTCAGCCTTTGGTGGATGATATCATTGATGAATCCCGTAACGTTGACTTCAATCATTCCCAG GAGCATACAATCATGGAGAATTCcattgaaaaatcaaatatcTATAGAAACATAAATAGCAGTGAAAGTAGTGAAGACAGTTCTACTCACCAAATTAACCAAGAGACTACTTCAGAGGCCACCAAACAAATCAATGAGATGGAAACTACGGAGAATATGGATGAAGAATCAAGAGATTTAGCTGATGATAAA GTGCCATCAACAGAGCTggttgaagaaaataaacatgaaatagCAGCAAATGGTAATGTCAACGAGGAGTTACCACAATCAGAAATCCCCGATCCAATGGTCCGGGACAAAGAAACaattgatgaaaataaaaatgatatagCAGCGAGTAGTAACGTCAACCAGGAGTTACCGCAACCAGAAGTCCCCGGTCCAATGCTTAGCAACAAAGAaacaattgaagaaaataaaaatgaaatagcaGCAAGGGGTAACGTCCACGAGGAGTTAACGCAGCCAGAAGTCCCTGATCCAATGGTTTGCGACAAAGAAAccattgaagaaaataaaaatgaaatagcaACACGTGGTAACATCAACGAGGAGTTTCCGCAACCAGGAGTCCCCGATCCAATGGTTTGCGACAAAGAaacaattgaagaaaataaaaatgaaattgcaACAAGAGGTAATATCAACGAGGAGTTACCGCAACCAGGAGTCCCCGATCCAATGGTTAGCGACAAAGAAAcagttgaagaaaataaaaatgaaatagcaGCAAGTGGTAATGTCAACGAGGAGTTAGCACAATCAGGAGTTTCTGATCCAATAGTTCGCGACAAAGAaacaattgaagaaaataaaaatgaaatagcaGCAAGTGGTAACATCAATGAGGAGTTACCGCAACCAGGAGTTTCCGATCCAGTGGTTCGCGACAAAGAaacaattgaagaaaataaaaatgaaatagctGCAAGTGGTAACGTCAACAAGGAGTTACTGCATTCAGGAGTCCCCGATCCAATGGTTCGTGACAAAGAAACAATTGAAGaaagtaaaaatgaaatagCAGCAAGTGGTAACATCAATGAGGAGTTACCGCAACCAGGAGTTTCCGATCCAGTGGTTCGCAACAAAGAaacaattgaagaaaataaaaatgaaatagcaGCAAGTGGTAACATCAATGAGGAGTTACCGCAACCAGGAGTCCCCGATCCAATGGTTCGGGACAAAGAAAcagttgaagaaaataaaaatgaaatagctGCAAGTGGTAACGTCAATGAAGAGTTACCGCATTCAGGAGTCCCCGATCCAATGGTTCGCGACAAAGAaacaattgaagaaaataaaaatgaaatagcaGAAAGTGGAAACATCAATGTGGAGTTACCGCAATCAGGAGTCCCTGATCCAGTGGTTCGCGACAAAGAAACAATTGAGGaaagtaaaaatgaaatagCAGCAAGTGGTAACATCAATGAGGAGTTACCGCAATCAGGAGTCTCCGATCCAATGCTTCGAGACAAAGAAACAATTGAGGGCCATGCAGAGGATTCATGA
- the LOC25490810 gene encoding ATP-dependent zinc metalloprotease FTSH 9, chloroplastic isoform X1, with translation MLPLEYHFHYRSPLTHQNSHNQTCQFSRVNSRVCPNPRRFIPSSCRFQSLPNNSRRFGLWVNERSTGWVCRSTSETDSEEKPVVDDTGSGSNGSDRRRESQSKDGKWRWRWPEFRWQPLVQAQEIGVLILQLGLMVFVMRLIRPGVSLPGADPKVLTTFVSVPYSEFLSRVNGNEVRKVEVDGVNVIFNLKGGVGNVGDGEVYESESLVKGVVPSKRIVYTTTRPSDIRTPYEKMLENQVEFGSPDKRSSGFLNSALIALFYAAALAGLLQRFPVNFSQLTAGQIRNRKSGTSSTKSSERGETVTFADIAGVDEAKEELEEIVEFLRNPDRYTRLGARPPRGVLLVGLPGTGKTLLAKAVAGEADVPFISCSASEFVELFVGMGASRVRDLFARAKREAPSIIFIDEIDAVAKSRDGKFRNVGNDEREQTLNQLLTEMDGFDSNSAVIVLGATNRSDVLDPAIRRPGRFDRVVMVEAPDRIGREAILKVHVSKKELPLAKDVCLGDIASMTTGFTGADLANLVNEAALLAGRQSKSVVEKIDFIHAVERSIAGIEKKTAKLQGSEKAVVARHEAGHAVVGTAVAKLLPGQPRVEKLSILPRSGGVLGFTYTPPTNEDRYLLFIDELHGRLVTLLGGRAAEEVVYSGRVSTGAFDDIQRATDMAYKAIAEYGLNQAIGPMSISTLSSGGIDESGGAARWGKDQGDLVGLVQKEVQTLLQSALAVALSIIRANPTVLEGLGAYLEEKEKVEGEELQKWLKLVVAPTELALFVKSTPAPLLPLQESLLPLQTGL, from the exons ATGTTACCTTTAGAGTACCACTTTCATTATCGATCTCCTTTAACCCATCAAAATTCACATAACCAAACATGTCAATTTTCCCGCGTAAATTCTAGGGTTTGTCCCAACCCACGTCGTTTTATTCCTTCTTCATGTCGTTTTCAATCTTTACCAAACAATTCACGAAGATTTGGATTGTGGGTCAACGAAAGATCCACAGGATGGGTTTGTCGATCCACCAGTGAAACAGATTCAGAGGAAAAACCGGTTGTTGATGATACCGGTTCAGGGAGCAACGGTTCAGACCGGAGGAGGGAGAGCCAGAGTAAAGATGGAAAGTGGCGGTGGAGGTGGCCGGAGTTTCGGTGGCAGCCGTTAGTTCAAGCACAGGAGATTGGTGTTTTGATATTGCAGCTAGGATTGATGGTTTTTGTAATGAGGTTGATTCGGCCCGGAGTTTCGTTACCTGGGGCGGATCCTAAGgttttaacaacttttgtgagTGTGCCTTATAGTGAGTTTTTGAGTAGAGTTAATGGTAATGAGGTGAGGAAAGTGGAGGTTGATGGGGTGAATGTAATCTTCAATTTGAAGGGTGGTGTTGGAAATGTTGGTGATGGTGAAGTGTATGAATCAGAGTCTTTGGTGAAGGGTGTTGTACCAAGTAAGAGGATAGTTTATACTACAACAAGACCAAGTGATATTAGAACTCCTTATGAGAAGATGTTGGAGAATCAGGTGGAGTTTGGGTCGCCCGATAAACGTTCTAGTGGATTCCTTAACTCTGCATTG ATAGCCTTGTTTTATGCTGCTGCGCTTGCAGGGCTTCTCCAACGATTCCCCGTAAACTTTTCTCAG CTTACTGCTGGTCAGATTCGGAATCGCAAATCAGGTACTTCCAGTACAAAGTCATCTGAACGTGGTGAAACAGTCACTTTTGCTGATATTGCTGGTGTGGATGAGGCTAAAGAAGAGCTGGAAGAGATTGTG GAATTTCTTCGAAATCCAGATAGATACACACGACTTGGTGCTCGTCCTCCTCGCGGTGTTTTATTG GTGGGCCTTCCTGGGACAGGCAAGACTCTATTAGCAAAGGCTGTGGCTGGGGAAGCTGATGTGCCATTTATAAGTTGTTCTGCTAGTGAGTTTGTAGAGTTGTTTGTTGGCATGGGTGCCTCTCGAGTAAGAGATCTCTTTGCAAGGGCAAAAAGGGAAGCTCCATCCATAATATTTATCGACGAG ATAGATGCTGTCGCCAAAAGTCGTGATGGAAAATTTCGCAATGTCGGCAATGATGAACGAGAGCAAACTTTGAATCAGTTGCTCACT GAGATGGATGGGTTTGACAGCAATTCTGCAGTGATAGTTCTTGGAGCTACTAATAGATCAGATGTCTTGGACCCTGCTATTCGCCGTCCGGGAAGATTTGACCGTGTAGTTATG GTGGAAGCACCTGATAGGATCGGAAGAGAAGCAATCCTAAAAGTTCATGTTTCCAAAAAAGAACTTCCTTTAGCCAAGGATGTGTGCCTTGGCGACATTGCTTCTATGACCACTGGTTTCACTGG AGCAGATCTCGCAAACCTAGTAAACGAGGCTGCTTTACTAGCTGGAAGACAAAGTAAATCTGTAGTAGAGAAAATTGATTTCATTCATGCTGTAGAAAGATCAATAGCT GGCATAGAAAAGAAAACTGCCAAGTTGCAAGGAAGTGAGAAAGCTGTTGTTGCACGGCATGAGGCTGGTCACGCTGTAGTAGGTACTGCAGTTGCAAAGCTTCTTCCTGGACAACCACGTGTTGAG AAATTAAGTATATTGCCAAGGTCAGGAGGGGTTTTGGGATTTACTTATACTCCGCCAACAAATGAGGATAGATATTTGCTATTCATTGACGAGTTGCATGGTCGCTTGGTGACCCTTCTTGGAGGACGTGCAGCTGAAGAAGTTGTTTATTCCGGACGAGTTTCAACAGGTGCATTTGATGACATACAAAGAGCGACTGATATGGCATACAAGGCTATAGCTGAATATGGTCTTAATCAGGCCATAGGCCCTATGTCAATTTCGACACTTTCTAGCGGTGGGATCGATGAATCTGGGGGTGCAGCTCGTTGGGGAAAGGATCAG GGGGACCTCGTTGGTCTTGTTCAAAAGGAGGTGCAAACTTTATTGCAGTCTGCACTGGCTGTTGCTCTTTCCATTATCCGAGCAAATCCTACTGTTTTGGAGGGTCTTGGTGCTTACTTGGAAG AAAAGGAGAAAGTTGAGGGTGAAGAGCTACAGAAGTGGTTAAAATTGGTGGTTGCACCAACAGAGCTTGCTCTTTTCGTCAAAAGTACACCAGCACCTCTTCTCCCATTGCAAGAGTCTCTTCTCCCATTGCAGACAGGTTTATGA
- the LOC25490807 gene encoding pectinesterase inhibitor — translation MFHNSFVKPSLIVLALFLCFVPSFGSDRIVQVRDICSKHHKNPRNCVIILNSIPGVAKTGATLGKISLLVLDMAHVNAFQTSTQIHNLIKNTPNPNLKRQYSSCSKDYDDVLYFLNEAKTSFTSGKFNDMNFNAATVVKDADHCSSTAPTSSPVLKSNDDLEDVSIIIMILADYLAGKY, via the coding sequence ATGTTTCATAACTCCTTTGTTAAACCCTCTCTCATAGTGCTTGCACTATTTCTATGTTTTGTTCCATCCTTTGGTTCAGATAGAATAGTCCAAGTACGTGATATTTGTTCAAAACACCACAAAAACCCTCGTAACTGTGTCATTATCTTAAACTCAATTCCTGGAGTAGCAAAAACAGGAGCAACTCTTGGTAAAATTTCTTTACTTGTACTTGATATGGCTCATGTCAATGCTTTTCAAACCAGCACCCAAATTCACAATCTCATAAAGAACACTCCTAACCCTAATTTGAAAAGACAATATTCATCATGCTCTAAGGACTATGATGATGTGTTATATTTTCTTAACGAAGCCAAAACTTCTTTCACCTCTGGAAAATTCAATGACATGAATTTCAATGCTGCTACTGTGGTGAAAGATGCTGATCATTGTAGCTCAACGGCTCCGACTTCTTCGCCAGTACTCAAGAGTAATGATGATTTGGAAGatgttagtattattattatgattctAGCTGATTATTTGGCTGGAAAATATTAG